CGGCCGATGGAACCCCCTTGAAGAAGAGCCTGCAGCGGGCCCTGCGTGCCGAGAAACTGCGCGCGCTGGCCCTGATCGCGCCGCTTCTGATCTTTATCCTCGTTACCTTCATCGCGCCGATCGCGGACATGCTGTTCCGCTCGGTCGAAAACCAGATCGTGTCCGAGACGCTGCCGCGCACCGCGCAGGTCATTCAGGAGTGGAACCCCGACGATAGCGACCTGCCCCCCGACGAGGTTCTCGCCGCATTCACCTATGACCTTGTGGCCGCGGCCGAGCGCAAGCAGCACAGCCGCCTTGGCACCCGCCTGAACTATGAACAGACGGGCCTTTCCTCGCTGTTCCGCAAGACCGGGCGGAGGGTGGACGATTTCGGTGAGCTTTACATGGATCAGTTCACCGACCTCGACCCGGCGTGGGAGGCACCCGCGACATGGATGTCCCTGATGGCGGCCCCCGGCTGGCAGGCCGACTATCGGGCGTGGGAAGCCTCCGCCGACGCCGCGAAAGAGGCCGGGCGCGCCTTTGACACGCCGCAGCCCCTGTTCCGCGTCAAGGCCGGTATGGCCGACGTCCTGCCCGAGACGGCCGATGCCTACGGCGAATTCGCCCGGATCGTTCAGGTCGAGGACAACGACAACCCGGCCGCCGAGGAACCCTGGGCACCGGTCTATCTCGCGCTCTACCGTGACCTGATGTCGGTCGGGCCGGGGGCCATAGGAAAGCTGGATGCGGAAAGCCGTGCGATCCTCGACCCCGCACATGACGCGGTCGAAGGTTTCGAAACCGTTCCGCTGTTCGACCTGTTCACGGATGTAGACAAGGACTGGGCCGATCCGGAGGCGTGGTCGACCATCCGCACCTTCATGCCCGCCTATACCAGCGGCTATTTCCTGAATGCCGTCGACCTGCAGATGACGGCGGATGGGGTTGCGGCCC
The genomic region above belongs to Rhodovulum sp. P5 and contains:
- a CDS encoding ABC transporter permease, with the translated sequence MATLSGTGPSTADSPTPDDALHEAAALKNRETAPQHGSGGNGNGPVLAADGTPLKKSLQRALRAEKLRALALIAPLLIFILVTFIAPIADMLFRSVENQIVSETLPRTAQVIQEWNPDDSDLPPDEVLAAFTYDLVAAAERKQHSRLGTRLNYEQTGLSSLFRKTGRRVDDFGELYMDQFTDLDPAWEAPATWMSLMAAPGWQADYRAWEASADAAKEAGRAFDTPQPLFRVKAGMADVLPETADAYGEFARIVQVEDNDNPAAEEPWAPVYLALYRDLMSVGPGAIGKLDAESRAILDPAHDAVEGFETVPLFDLFTDVDKDWADPEAWSTIRTFMPAYTSGYFLNAVDLQMTADGVAAQPENQQIYMLLFKRTLIMSLVIMGSCVLLGYPIAYLLSNLPLRTSNLLLILVLLPFWTSLLVRTSAWKVLLQQQGVINDILVWAGLVDDANRLIMMNNQTGTIIAMTHILLPFMILPLYSVMKTIPPTYVRAAKSLGATNWTAFWRVYFPQSVPGIGAGCILVFILAIGYYITPELVGGTSGTFISNRIAYHISSSLNWGLAAALGTILLAVVLLLYWVYDRLVGIDNVSLG